The genomic region CCTTTTTAATCTTGGACAAGGAGTGGCGCGCTATAATCATCCACAGATTTTATCAACAAGGAAGGCGTATGAGTATTCCCATTTATACTTATGATGCGGTGATTGTCGGAGCTGGTTTAGCCGGATGTGCGGCAGCTCGCGAATTGCAAAAAGCCGGTAAAAAAGTTGCCGTCGTCACAAAACTACACCCGTTGCGCAGTCACTCCGGTGCTGCTCAAGGCGGTATCAACGCGGCGTTCAGTGACGCTGACAGCGTTGAGCTCCATGAGTTTGATACCGTAAAAGGATCGGACTATCTTGCCGACCAAGACGTTGTTCAGTTTATGTGCGAAAAAGCTCCTGAAACGATCCGTTGGATAGAGCGTATGGGAGCGGCATTCAGCCGTAACGAAGACGGAACAATCGCTCAACGCCCATTCGGCGGTCAATCGTCACCGCGCGCCTGTTTTGCAAAAGACCGTACCGGACTGACTCTCCTACAAACTATTTATGAGCAAGCGTTCCGTGAAGGTGTCGAGTTTTGGGATGAGTGGTATGTTGCCGATCTTTTATACAATGACGGCAAAGTGTACGGTGTCAGCGCCTACAACATCCGTAACAGTGAAAAAGCGATTTTCAATGCGAAAGCCGTTATGTTTGCAACCGGCGGATATGCACGTGCATTCAAAATCAATTCAAATGCTCATGCTAACACAGGTGACGGTCTTTCACTCGTAGCACGTCACGGTCTTCCTTTGGAAGATATGGAATTCGTACAATTCCATCCGTCAGGTCTTTCAGGAAACGGTGTTCTTATCTCTGAAGCAGCCCGCGGAGAAGGGGGGAAACTCCTAAACTCACTTGGTGAGCGCTTTATGGAAAAATATGCACCAAATGCAATGGAACTCGCATCTCGCGACGTTGTAGCCCGTGCCATTATCCAAGAGATTCGTGAAGGACGCGGTGTCGGTCCTCGTAAAGATGCCGTTTATATCGATCTTGTTCACCTCGGTAAAGATAAAATCATGGAACGTCTTCCTGAACTTCGTGACCTTGCGATCACGTTCCTCGGGCTTGACATGATTAAAGAGCCGATTTTGATCTCGGCAACGGCTCACTACTCAATGGGTGGAATTCCGATGGATAAACACGGTCATGTTCGTAAAAACAATACCGAGTTTGTTGAAGGGTTTTATGCAGCCGGCGAGTGCTCATGTTCGTCCGTTCACGGTGCAAACCGTCTCGGTGCCAACTCGGTACTCGAAGCGTTGTTATTTGGTCGCTTTGTCGGAAAAACCATGGTAGACGAAGTTGATGGCCTGACATTGCATCATGCAACAGAAGCCGATGCTCAGCGGATGATCGATGAGATGAACTGGGTTCTTACCAATAACGGCCAAGAATCAGTATCCCAGCTTCGTGAAGAACTTCAGCAATCAATGACTGACAACGCCGGAGTTTTCCGTACACATGAAACACTAACGGCTCAAATGGAAATTCTAAAAGATTTACGTAAGCGATACCAACATATCCGTATTGCCGATAAATCAAAAATATTCAACACCGAACTTCAAGAGGCAATCGAATTCGGTCATATGCTTGATTATTCCCTCTTTATCGTTGCAAGTGCACTTGATCGAAAAGAGAGCCGTGGAGCCCACTTCCGTGAAGACTTCCCGACGCGTGATGATGAACAATTTTTGAAACATACGATGGCTTACATGGATGAAAACGGTAATGTCACGCTTGACTACATGGATGTTACCCTCGGTCGCCATGAACTCAAAGCACGATCATATTAAGGAAGAGACTATGGATACGATAAAATCGCAACAAGTAACGTTTAAAGTGTTCCGTTTCAATGAAGAAACGGATTATCTTCCTTACTATAACACTTATGTTATGGATGTCACGCACGAAGAAGTCGTCTTGGATATCCTTAACCGCATCAAATGGGATCATGACGGAAGCCTCTCTTACCGTCGCAGCTGCCGTCACGGTATTTGCGGTGTTTGTTCAATCAAAGTAAACGGAAAAGGCATTTTGGCCTGTAAATCACGTCTCTTTGATCTCATTGATGTTTTTGGAAGTGAATTGGTGATTGAACCGCTTAGTACCAAACGTGCTATTAAAGACTTGATTATTGATAAAAAAGATTTCTGGGACAAACATGCGGCAGTTAAACCGTTCCTTGTTAGCGATATCGTAGAACATCCTGCGAGTGAACACCTTGTCAGTCCTCATGATGCCGAGAAACTTCTTGAAGCGGACTACTGCATCCAATGCGGTGCGTGTCATTACTCATGTCCTGCTCTCGCGATCAACGAAGAGTTCATCGGACCTGCGGCTTTCGCTGCGGCATACCGTTTCTCTGCCGATGTACGTGATGAAGCTTCAGTAGAGCGCTTACATGTGGTCAATGAAGAAGCTCAAGGGGTTTGGGATTGTGTCAAATGTATGGAATGTGCGGAAGTCTGTCCTAAAGAGGTCAATCCGATCGAAAAAATCACCAAACTTCATAATATGATTTTTGAAGCCGGTGTTGCGAAAAACAATGTTGCGACACGTCATGCCGTCGGATTCGCTCACTCTATCGAAAAACATGGTCTTCTCGACGAAGGTGAACTCGTACGTTATTCTGAAGGGAATATCGGTGTACTGAAACACGTCCCTGTTGCTCTTAAAATGTTTGCCAAAGGTAAAATCGTATTGCCATGGAATATGCCAAAAGCCGATAAATTAGATGAGATCAAAAAACTAATCAAATCTTCATCAACAGTAAAGTTTTAGGGAGTACCCAATGGAAAAATTAAGATATGCACTTTTTACCGGCTGTACCGCAAAAGAGAGTACGCCCGAACAAATGATGTCAACTTTGGCAGTCGCAAATAAATTGGGAATCGAACTTGTAGAACTCACCGAAGCTTCTTGCTGCGGTGCTTCACACCTACAAGATTATGATGACTTTTTATCTTTGGTTTTGAATGCGCGTAACATCGCGTATGCTGAAAAACACGGTCTTACAATGGTTACTATCTGTAATACGTGTCAGCTCAACACAGCAATGACTAAACACAGATTAGACCATAATGCAGAGCTAAAAGCAAAAGTCAACGCAAAGCTCGCAGAAGTCGGATTGGAATACAAAGGTACTTCACTAATCACCCACTTCCTGTATGCCATCATCGATGATTTCGGTTTGGATAAGATCAAAGAGATGGTAGTTAAACCTTTAAGCCAATTCAACATTGCACCGTTCTACGGATGTCATAATATCCGTCCTTCTGAGCTTCAAAATGAAACTCATAAAAGCCATGAAAGTGCTTATGCACCTACTTCACTCGATGATCTTATCATTGCCTGTGGCGGTGTCAATGTCGATTATGAAGAAAAAAATAAATGTTGCGGTTTCCATGCAGAGCTCCAAGCACCTCGTACGGCTGCAATCTTGACGGGTAACGCAGTCGCAGGTGCGATGGATGCCAATGCGGACTGGATGGTCACTCCGTGTCCTCTATGTCATCTTAAACTCGACACGCAAACGCATCATGCCTCTGTTGCCATTGGTCGTGAAGTTTCTCTTCCTGTCCTTCATATGCAACAAATGGTCGGTTTGGCACTCGGATGTACTCCGGATGAACTCGGACTTAAACACCACGTTACCAAAGTCGATTTCGTCTAATCATATTTCCCCGCAGTTGCGGGGATTTTTTATCTATTGCTTCGGTCGAAATGCTTTAATAACCTCTTCGTTACATTCCAAGTATGGTCCTTCGATCAAATCAATACAATATGGGACGGCTGGAAATACGGCGTCCAAACATTCGCGAATCGATTTCGGTTTACCAGGCAGATTGATGATGAGCGATTTACCGCGAATCCCAGCCGTCTGGCGTGATAGGATCGCCGTAGGAACGTATTGCAGGCTTACCTGGCGCATCAACTCTCCGAAGCCAGGCATCATCTTCTCACAGACATTCTCTGTCGCTTCAGGAGTTACATCGCGTAATGCAGGACCTGTCCCTCCGGTGGTCACGACAAGACAACACCCCTCACGATCACACAGCTCAATCATTGTCGCTTCGATTGTACTTTGAACATCGGGAATACAGCGGTATACGATCTCATGTTCTGATTTTAAATACTCTTTCATCGTATCCTGAATGGCTACACCTGAAATATCTTCATAAATTCCTGCACTCGCACGGTCTGAGGCAGTGATAACACCTATTTTGATCATTAATAATTCTCCTGTAAAAAATGGTTGGCTCTTTTGATAGAGGTGACGGTAGCATAAGGGAGAAAAAACTCTCGCGCACCTTCAACATCGATCACTTGATCGTCCAGTCCCAGATAGACCTCAATGACTATTCCCTTGTCTCGAATACTTTCCATAAGGGTATCCGTCCACTCAAAATAGAGCAGCTCTTGCAATTCATCGCTATTATTTTCCGCTAGCGATATAGGAGCTACAGGAGACGGTGCGAAGCAGCTCGTTAAAAAGCTCTCCAGATACCGTTCGGAATCTTTAAAATATCCGCTCATCTGTAATCGTCGGAACGACTCTTTTTTGGTTTGGAAAAAAGCGGGGGAAAACAGTTGCAGGGTATCGATACGATGTGCTGCCTGCGCTGTGTAAAGTGCAGCTTTGATCGCTCCATAGCTAAAACCTGCTACGGTAAATTCACTCTCTTTTAGGTATTTTTGAAAAAATACCTGATCATCCGCAAGGGCAAAACCGCTATAAAATCTCATTCATTGTTGCTTTCGCCAGAGATTTGGAGATTTGCTCGTACTCATCCAAGATGGATTCAAATTTAGAAACAATTTTTTCATGCCGTTCCAATAAAGCACTCATCTCCTGATAGAGACGATCGGTCAGTTTTGTTTCGTCTTCCGCCTTAGGAAGAACAGTACTACCCATGCCATATTCATACACCATTGCATGCACCAAATCTTTGGCGACGGAAAGATCATGAGACGCGTTGCTCGCATGTTCTCCGAAACGCAAATGCGATGCTGCGATTCCTGCAAGATGCACTCGAACATGCGCCTCGATTTCATGGCACAATTGCGGTTCTGCCGTCGGCGGGGTAATCGCATCGTTGGTGAGCGTGATTTTCTCATACGGAAGATCAAACCAAGTAGCGGCAAATATTTTTCCGGCCTGATAACGGACTTGATAACGCCGCTGCTCATCACTCAACATCGCAATTTTTTTCTTACCGAACATCACTTTGTCTTTGACCGCCAAAAAGTGCTCGATTTTTACCTGAATCTCATTTTGCCGCATACACAACAATGCCGCTTCGTTCACCAACGCCGCTAATGATGCACCGTTAAAACCGACCGTCATTTTTGCAACATCGCTGATGGAAAGTTCATGCGGTATTGCACGGAGATATTTATTGAGAATCGCTTCGCGCTCGGTTGCGGTAGGGAGTTCTACAAAGATACGGCGATCAAAGCGTCCGGCACGAAGCAAGGCGGCATCCATAACATCGATATTATTGGTCGCCGCAATAACGACGATACCGCTGGTATCTTCGAATCCGTCCATCTCAGTGAGAAGCTGATTAAGGGTCCCTTCACGTTCATCATTACGTTCGCCGCCGCGTTTTTTGCCGACGGCATCGATCTCGTCTATAAAAATAATCGCAGGTGCATTTTTCTTGGCGGCATTAAAAAGTTCACTCACCCGTTTTGCACCCATACCGACATAAATCTGGACAAACGAAGCACCGCTTTGATAAAAAAACGGAACATCCGCTTCGGCGGCAACCGCTTTTGCGATCATCGTTTTACCGACACCCGGAGGTCCTACCAACAAAACACCGCGTGGCATGCGTGCACCGAAACTGTAATAGCGTTTCGGATTGCGTAAAAAGTCGATAATCTCTTCTAGTTCTTCTTTCACATCACCGATACCGCCGATATCACTGAATCGTACTGTCGATTTAACCGGAGTGACATTAGTTGAGGGTGCTTCAGCCTCAGTTGGCGCTTTTACAACCGGAGATTCTATCGGTGTATCATCTTCAAAACCGAGTTTACTTTTCCATGCCCAATATCCTGCCCCACCGATTAGTGCAAAAAAGAGAAAAAACCATCCCCAACCATTTCCCCCTTTAGGTTCAATAACAAGATGGGATGTAAGAGAAGCAGGCAACTGAGAAGATGCAATTTTGACAACTCCATTCTCTTTTGTCGCAAAATAGGTAAAATCGCCGTCACTAAACGCTTTTTCGATCTGGTTATTTTCGATCAGTTTTGTAGCCTGATCGAGAGTCACTACGTTTCCGCTGTCTCGTAATAATGCAAACAGAAGTAAAATGATAACTATTGCACCTGATGCGGCAAGGATGAGCTGATTACGATTAAAATTTGGCCAAGTTATATTCATCGAGCACCTCATATGTATCCAGTGTAATCCAGTCGCCACTGAGATCTTCACTGCTTTCAATTATTACTTTATTAAAGAATTGATCATATCCGACATTTTTACCTGATTCACTTGTCTCAACCAACACGTCCAAAGGTACAGAGCTCATATTGGCACGAAATGCACGATTATTGGATTCGATCAAATGGGTGAGTTCACTCATCCTTTTTGCCGAAACCGTTCCGTTCACTTCAGGTTTCATAACAGCACTCGGTGTTCCGTCACGTTTGGAATAGGTAAACGGATGGATATGGGTAAGATGAAGTTCACGGATATTTCGCATCGCCTCTTCCCAAATCGTATCGCTCTCTCCGGGATGACCGACAATAAAATCGGTTCCAAGGGCAAATCCTTTGGCATTCAGTATACCGAATAATTCTACATCGTTGGCAAATCGGTTGCGACGGTTCATAAGACGGAGCATTGCATCCGAACTATGTTGAATCGCAATATGAAGATGCCGTTCCAACCACGGTTCATCCAATATTTCCCGAAAGGATTCATTGATTTGTATCGGTTCGAGTGATCCGACACGGATACGGCGAACTCCACGGATCAACGACATTTTTTTCATCAGTTCGGCGATATTGCGCCCTTCTCCCTGACCGTAACTTCCGACATTGGTTCCGGTTAGGACAAATTCTCCGAAACCGTTGCTCGCAAGCCTCGTGACCTGCTCCAAAATTTTCGACTCGTCCATACTCCGTGCATCGCCGCGTACATAGGGGATAATACAGTAACTGCAACGGAAATTGCACCCCTCTTGAATCTTAATAAAAGCGCGTGATTTTCCGACAAACTCATCGACAATCGCATCGTCGATGTAGTTCAGATCACCGATCTCATAGAAACGGCTTTCACTGGATAGAAGGGTATTGATTTTCATTTTTTCAGAAGGTCCGAATACCCCCTGCACTTTTCCGGTACCGAAGAGGCTTTCCCCTTTGGTATGGGCACCGCAACCCGTCAAAAAAAGCTTTTTGCCCTGTTTGTCAATTTGATTAATGTAGCCTCGAACACTGACATCCGCACCGTTGGTCACAGTACATGAGTTGACAACGACGATATCGGCTTGGCTCTCATCTTCCGTCACTTCATAATCACTTAAAGCACTCATCATGACCTGTGAATCAAACAGATTTGTCCGACAGCCGAAAGTTTTAAAATAGACTTTTTGTTTCATAATTCTACATCCGGCATAGATGGATTTACTGCGGCTTTCGAAGTATAAATCATTTGTGTAGGGTAGGCAATCGTAATATCATCCTCATTATTAAACGCGTCTACAATCTCAGCTGAAATGGTACTGCGCAACGTTAGAGTGGCATATGCGTTGGTCAGATACCACGCACTTACTTTCATTCCGTTCGGCTCGATAAATGTAAACACACGAGGTTCGACATTCGTATTTTTTAAACTGTAACGGTCTCGCAGTTTATTGAGCTGTTTGCGTGTAATATCGGTATACCCTTTTGAATACTTACGGCATATCTCTTTTGCGAGATGAGACGCTTTTTTGTGGTTTGAATCAAACGTAATGACGATATCGATTCCATCCCAAACGGTCTTAAGAGAGCCGTGCGTGTAATTCGCGATTAACGAAGTAAAAATATAGTTGTTCGGAACGAAAATGATACGACCGCCCCGACGGTTATGCATGACCGTTGTCAACGTAATATCTTCCAAGAGGGTTATCCGTTGCAGTGAAACGTCTAAGACATCCCCCAAATAGATCATTCCGTCTTTTTCTACACGGATACGGTCTCCAACATGAATCGAGCCTCCCACAACGATGACCAGCCATCCCAAAGCAGACATAAACCAGTCACGCATCGCAATCGCAAGACCCGCAGAGGCAAATCCGAGAACCGTTGCCAAGTAGCCAACGTTATCGATGTAGCTGAACATCAGGATCAGAATGATAAAAGTGACATTCACAAACGTCAAGATCTTGTTTGCCGTATAAAAACGCTCATTATCGACAATGTAGCGTTTTATCACCCGTTTGAGTAAAAATGACAAAATAAACAGAGTTAGAATGACTAACCCTATATTGAGCAATTTGTAAAGCTGATCTTTGATCTCTTTATTGATTTTGGCTTCGGTCGATTCAATCCGTTTTTCATAGACATCGGCTGTAGAAATCAATGTGTCCAGAGCGAGTTTAAACTTCTCGACCTGGAGAAGCGTTGCTTCCAATTCTACTTCATAATCGCCTTTCGGATTAAGACGAATCAAATCTTTATAGACGGCGACCTGACGTTCCAACAGTGAGATAAGTTCTTGTAATTCATCTTCTCGAAGAACATAATCGTGATATTGACTGTTGAGGCGCTTGACATAAGAAATACCGGTTACGATTTCAAACGGGTTGGTAATCGTGGGTAGGGTTCCGGCTTCATCAGGTTTAAGCAGCGAAACAAACGGAGACGTCCCCTGCGCTTTAAGAAGTTCTACTTGATCGGTCAGAATTTTTTCTTTTGCTTGAAGCGCTTCGGATTCCAGTTTGCGTTCAACACTCGGATTGTAATCATGGAGTTGGTCAAGTCTGGATTTTACCTCACGAAGACTTTTTCGGGCCTCTTGGTATGCCATGTAGGAGTTATAACTTTTGATCCAGATACTGCTGTCGTGGGAAAGCTCTTTTTTAATTTTGATAAGCTCATTTTGCGCATTTTGGAATTCAGTGTCTTTGGCCGATTCGTCAAGTTTAGCCTGAAGTGCCTTTTCCTCTTTCTGATTTGACTGCTCTTGTTTTGTCGCAGCATCAAGCGTTGCGGTAAAGGTAAAAAGTACGAATAAAAAAGATAGGAAAACTTTCATATACTCAGGTTCACACTATGATATGTTGAAAGAATCTTTTTAACGGTGGCCGGTTCAACCGCATCGGTAATTTCTACTGCACCGATTCCGCGAGGGAGAATGAACGTAATAGCACTGTCCGCACTTTTTTTATCCAGGAAAAAAGTTTGATAAAATTTTTCGACATCGGCGATCTCATACGAAAGAGGCAAAGCGTATTTTGCTAAAAGCTGTTTAACCCGTATCGCTTCATCACGGCTCATCAATCCTACTTCACACGCCAATTCATTGGCCATCACCATGCCGATCGCCACACTCTCTCCATGCAAATAGGTTTCATATTTTGTTTCATTTTCGATTACGTGACCGAACGTATGCCCGTAATTTAGTGCCGCACGGAGTCCCTGCTCTTTTTCATCCTCTTCGACAACACCTGCTTTGGTCTCAACCGCCTTGGCGATCGCGTATTGGAGATTATCCCCTTCACGCAGATCATTCGCTTCCAACCACTCGAAAAAAGGTGCATTAAACGTCACAGCCATTTTGACAATTTCCGCAACACCCGCTCCGAATTCACGTTCCGGGAGGGTTGCCAAAAAACTTGGGTCGATATAGACGGCTTTGGGCTGGTGGAATGCTCCGATCAGATTTTTACCGAACCGGTTGTTTATCCCTGTTTTTCCTCCGACACTTGCATCGACCTGACTTAACAATGTCGTCGGGATTTGTAAGAAATCGATACCGCGGTTATACAAACTGGCACTGAAACCGCCCATATCCCCGATCACTCCCCCGCCGAATGCAATTAAAAGCGATTTTCGATTCAGTCGGTGATCGAACATTCGCTCCAAAACGGATTCAATGCTTTCCCAATTTTTATACTGTTCTCCGTCTGGAATCGTAATAATATAAATTTCTTTTGCGCTAAGTCGTGACAAAAGAGTTTGCAAGTGCAATCCGGCTACTTTTGGATTGGTTAGAATGGCAACTTTGCCTTCATGCTTGATTTCGGGTAATGGTCCGATATGAATAGAATAAGAGTCATCAATAACACGTTTGAGGTTGATAGAAATCGTCATAAAAAAGCCTGATGATTAAGTTGCAAGAAATTGAATCAATAATACAGGAATATGACTTAAAAGCCTCTGTGTCCGTTATATTTGTGTCGGGATGAAAAGTTGATGATAGTGTCCCAATTTACGATAGAGAATCTCAGGATCGGTTGAAAAGAATGCGCGTATCGGGCTCATAAACATTTTAGAAGTAAACGGTAAAACATGGAGAAAATTCTCACGTTCACGCAACTCTCTGATCGGATTGCTTTCTTGTTGGGAAACATGAATCGATTTCGAAAAAATGGTCGAAAGGTTATTGAAATGTTCAATGACTTCATGCTTATGAGACCCCTCTTCATTGATATAGTTTATCAACTCCAGATTAAATCCGAATTGGGAAGAGACGTCAAAAATTGTCGTCGATATATTTTCAATATGTCCCTCATCACTTAAAATAACAACACTCTCTTTCAACGCAGAAAAAGACCGTTCAGCAAGTTTCAGTACCGGCACATTTCCGGCATAAAGTTTTTTACGGATGGAAGAAGAGGCAAAAGCACGATGAGAAACCAAAAACAAGCCGATATGATATTTTTTAATATCGTTAAAAATCATCTCTTCATCCGGTTTTCCGTCGTAACAGATATCGATTGTCATATTGTCCTGAGCCGAGGCTTTCAGCATTCGCAATACATCGATATCACCCGGATTGATCACCTTGACAATAAGAGGTTGCCGCAGCTTTTTTTGGATAAAAACACTGCGTCTAACTAATGCCATAATCGATGAGGATTTTTCAATACTCATGTCGATATAAAGATAAAGTTTAGATCCAAACGGTGCGGGAAATTGCCCAAGTTCCCGTTTAATCGCTCGATAAATGGATCGCAATACTGAAGGTTCTCCCACCAATACCAACGTATCATTAGGCTGAATCATTTTATTGTCACTTGGAATTATTAACTGCCTATTACGATAAATGGCAGCGATTTTCCAATTTTTTTGCTCAATGGAGCCGATATGACGGTACACAAATGAGCTTCCGAAAGGAACGATTACTTCCATGATTTCACCGGAACCCAATCCGATATTTTTAGCTAAAACAGGAATGTTCGGGAGGTAGTCAATCAAATTTGCGGCAATAAGTTCTTGCATATTTACCCATTCGATATCATCATTAGGGCTGGTTGCATTCCACAAATCCAATGCAATAATTCGAATAGAGGGTTTATACATTCGGATATTTTTAATCGTATGTTCCAGATCACTCGCATTTTCCATTACCAATACGACTTGCCAAAAGTCCATTTTCAATAAGTTGGAAATTTTGTAAAAACTGGTGGTGTCAAATTGAAAGAATTTAAAGCGGGCAGGATTAAATCCTTGAAAATCATTTTCCTGCGTCTGGACGACATAATAAAGATTTTCACTGGTATAGGTACCGATCACACGCTCAATATAGTGATGACCAATAGCTCCGTCACTGACGATTAAAATTTTTTTCATACCCGTGTAAACTTCTTATATTGCTTATTTTTAGGATGAGATTGTAGCACATTTGTATTATAGAGACTAAAAGTGATATCAATATGTTGAAGATTGTTGTTTTTTTGATTGCAAAGCTTGTCCGTACCAAGGAAAAATTTAATACTATTAACGGCATCAGCATAAAC from Sulfuricurvum sp. harbors:
- a CDS encoding TrkA C-terminal domain-containing protein; the encoded protein is MKKILIVSDGAIGHHYIERVIGTYTSENLYYVVQTQENDFQGFNPARFKFFQFDTTSFYKISNLLKMDFWQVVLVMENASDLEHTIKNIRMYKPSIRIIALDLWNATSPNDDIEWVNMQELIAANLIDYLPNIPVLAKNIGLGSGEIMEVIVPFGSSFVYRHIGSIEQKNWKIAAIYRNRQLIIPSDNKMIQPNDTLVLVGEPSVLRSIYRAIKRELGQFPAPFGSKLYLYIDMSIEKSSSIMALVRRSVFIQKKLRQPLIVKVINPGDIDVLRMLKASAQDNMTIDICYDGKPDEEMIFNDIKKYHIGLFLVSHRAFASSSIRKKLYAGNVPVLKLAERSFSALKESVVILSDEGHIENISTTIFDVSSQFGFNLELINYINEEGSHKHEVIEHFNNLSTIFSKSIHVSQQESNPIRELRERENFLHVLPFTSKMFMSPIRAFFSTDPEILYRKLGHYHQLFIPTQI